Proteins encoded within one genomic window of Triticum aestivum cultivar Chinese Spring chromosome 2D, IWGSC CS RefSeq v2.1, whole genome shotgun sequence:
- the LOC123051777 gene encoding magnesium-chelatase subunit ChlH, chloroplastic, with amino-acid sequence MSSLVSAPFATATGARKKARAPAPLHSFLLAGRRGRRAAIRCAVAGNGLFTQTNPDVRRVVPAERGLPRVRVVYVVLEAQYQSSVTAAVMQLNADPRRAAEFEVVGYLVEELRDADTYAAFCDDVAAANVFIGSLIFVEELALKVRDAVAAHRDRMDAVLVFPSMPEVMRLNKLGSFSMAQLGQSKSPFFQLFKRNKKDSSGFADSMLKLVRTLPKVLKYLPSDKAQDARLYILSLQFWLGGSPDNLQNFLKMIAVSYVPALKGADITYSDPVLFLDTGIWHPLAPAMFDDVKEYLNWYGTRRDANDRLKNPEAPVIGLVLQRSHIVTGDDGHYVAVIMELEARGAKVIPIFAGGLDFSGPIERYLVDPITKKPFVNAVVSLTGFALVGGPARQDHPKAIASLMKLDVPYIVALPLVFQTTEEWLNSTLGLHPIQVALQVALPELDGGMEPIVFAGRDPRSGKSHALHKRVEQLCTRAIRWAELKRKTKMDKKLAITVFSFPPDKGNVGTAAYLNVFSSIYSVLKDLKKDGYNVEGLPETPEELIEEVIHDKEAQFNSPNLNVVYRMNVREYQALTPYANMLEENWGKPPGHLNSDGENLLVYGKQYGNIFIGVQPTFGYEGDPMRLLFSKSASPHHGFAAYYTFVEKIFKADAVLHFGTHGSLEFMPGKQVGMSDACFPDSLIGNIPNIYYYAANNPSEATVAKRRSYANTISYLTPPAENAGLYKGLKQLSELIASYQSLKDTGRGNQIVSSIISTAKQCNLDKDVDLPDEGEELPANERDLVVGKVYGKLMEIESRLLPCGLHVIGEPPTAVEAVATLVNIAALDRPEENIFSLPGILAATVGRTIEDVYRGSDKGILADVELLKQITEASRGAVGAFVEKTTNSKGQVVDVKSKLSSILGFGLSEPWVEYLSQTKFIRADRDKLRTLFGFLGECLKLIVADNELGALKTALEGSYVEPGPGGDPIRNPKVLPTGKNIHALDPQSIPTAAAMKSAKIVVERLLERQKADNGGKYPETIALVLWGTDNIKTYGESLAQVMWMLGVEPVTDGLGRVNRVEPVSIEELGRPRIDVVVNCSGVFRDLFINQMNLLDRAVKMVAELDEPIEMNYVRKHAQEQAEELGVSVREAATRIFSNASGSYSSNVNLAVENASWTDEKQLQDMYLSRKSFAFDSDAPGVGMLEKRKTFELALATADATFQNLDSSEISLTDVSHYFDSDPTKLVQGLRKDGRAPSSYIADTTTANAQVRTLSETVRLDARTKLLNPRWYEGMMKSGYEGVREIEKRLTNTVGWSATSGQVDNWVYEEANTTFIEDEEMRKRLMDTNPNSFRKLLQTFLEANGRGYWETSEDNLERLRELYSEVEDKIEGIDR; translated from the exons ATGTCGTCGCTGGTGTCCGCTCCGTTCGCCACGGCCACCGGGGCGCGGAAGAAGGCGCGCGCGCCCGCGCCGCTGCACTCGTTCCTGCTCGCcggccggcgggggcggcgcgcggcgatACGGTGCGCCGTGGCCGGGAACGGGCTGTTCACGCAGACCAACCCAGACGTGCGCCGCGTGGTGCCGGCGGAGCGCGGCCTGCCGCGGGTCAGGGTGGTCTACGTCGTGCTGGAGGCGCAGTACCAGTCCTCGGTCACCGCGGCCGTGATGCAGCTCAACGCcgacccgcgccgcgccgccgagtTCGAGGTCGTCGGCTACCTGGTCGAGGAGCTGCGGGACGCGGACACGTACGCCGCCTTCTGCGACGACGTGGCCGCCGCCAACGTCTTCATCGGCTCGCTCATCTTCGTGGAGGAGCTGGCGCTCAAGGTGCGGGACGCCGTGGCGGCGCACCGGGACCGGATGGACGCCGTGCTCGTCTTCCCGTCCATGCCGGAGGTGATGCGGCTCAACAAGCTCGGCTCCTTCAGCATGGCGCAGCTGGGCCAGTCCAAGAGCCCCTTCTTCCAGCTCTTCAAGCGCAACAAGAAGGACTCGAGCGGCTTCGCCGACAGCATGCTCAAGCTGGTGCGCACGCTGCCCAAGGTGCTCAAGTACCTGCCCTCCGACAAGGCGCAGGACGCGCGCCTCTACATCCTCAGCCTCCAGTTCTGGCTCGGCGGCTCGCCCGACAACCTCCAGAACTTCCTCAAGATGATCGCCGTCTCCTACGTGCCGGCCCTCAAGGGCGCCGACATCACGTACAGCGACCCCGTGCTCTTCCTCGACACCGGCATCTGGCACCCGCTCGCGCCCGCCATGTTCGACGACGTCAAGGAGTACCTCAACTGGTACGGCACCCGCCGCGACGCCAACGACAGGCTCAAGAACCCCGAGGCGCCCGTCATCGGCCTCGTCCTCCAGCGGAGCCACATTGTCACCGGGGACGACGGCCACTACGTCGCCGTGATCATGGAGCTCGAGGCCAGGGGCGCCAAGGTCATCCCCATCTTCGCCGGCGGGCTCGACTTCTCCGGCCCCATCGAGCGCTACCTCGTCGACCCCATCACCAAGAAGCCGTTCGTGAACGCCGTGGTGTCGCTCACCGGGTTCGCGCTCGTCGGCGGGCCGGCCAGGCAGGACCACCCCAAGGCCATCGCCTCGCTGATGAAGCTAGACGTGCCGTACATCGTCGCGCTGCCGCTCGTGTTCCAGACCACGGAGGAGTGGCTCAACAGCACCTTGGGCCTTCACCCCATCCAGGTGGCGCTGCAGGTTGCGCTCCCGGAGCTCGACGGCGGCATGGAGCCCATCGTGTTCGCCGGCCGGGACCCGAGATCAG GGAAGTCGCATGCATTGCACAAGAGGGTGGAGCAGCTCTGCACTAGAGCGATCAGATGGGCAGAACTCAAGAGGAAAACTAAG ATGGACAAGAAACTAGCCATCACCGTTTTCAGCTTCCCACCAGACAAGGGCAATGTCGGCACTGCAGCATACCTGAATGTCTTCAGTTCCATCTATTCTGTCCTCAAGGATCTCAAGAAGGATGGCTACAATGTCGAGGGTCTTCCAGAGACACCTGAAGAACTCATTGAGGAGGTTATTCATGATAAGGAGGCCCAGTTCAACAGCCCCAACCTCAATGTTGTTTACCGCATGAATGTGCGGGAGTACCAAGCACTCACCCCCTACGCCAACATGCTGGAGGAGAACTGGGGCAAGCCACCTGGGCATCTCAACTCTGATGGTGAGAACCTCCTTGTCTATGGGAAGCAGTATGGCAACATCTTCATCGGAGTGCAGCCCACTTTTGGCTATGAAGGTGATCCAATGCGGCTTCTGTTCTCAAAGTCTGCCAGCCCTCACCATGGGTTTGCGGCATACTACACTTTTGTTGAGAAGATCTTCAAGGCAGATGCTGTTCTGCACTTCGGCACACACGGGTCCCTTGAGTTCATGCCCGGGAAACAAGTTGGAATGAGTGATGCATGCTTCCCTGATAGTCTGATTGGTAACATCCCCAACATCTACTACTATGCAGCAAACAACCCTTCAGAGGCAACAGTGGCCAAGCGTCGAAGCTATGCAAACACCATAAGCTACCTGACACCACCAGCTGAGAATGCCGGTCTGTACAAGGGGCTGAAGCAGCTGTCAGAGCTCATCGCCTCTTACCAGTCACTCAAGGACACGGGCCGTGGCAACCAGATTGTGAGCTCAATCATCAGCACTGCAAAACAGTGTAACCTGGACAAGgatgttgacttgcccgatgaaggCGAGGAGCTCCCAGCCAATGAGCGTGACCTCGTCGTCGGGAAGGTGTATGGAAAGCTCATGGAGATAGAGTCACGGCTACTGCCATGTGGTCTGCATGTGATAGGTGAGCCACCAACTGCTGTCGAAGCTGTGGCCACATTGGTGAACATAGCTGCCCTTGACCGCCCAGAGGAGAACATATTCTCGCTGCCCGGCATTCTTGCTGCGACGGTGGGCAGGACCATTGAAGATGTGTACAGGGGTAGCGACAAGGGCATACTGGCTGATGTTGAACTCCTGAAGCAGATCACTGAAGCTTCACGAGGTGCCGTAGGTGCCTTTGTTGAGAAGACTACAAACAGCAAAGGGCAAGTTGTTGATGTTAAAAGCAAACTCAGTTCCATCCTTGGCTTTGGTCTCTCAGAGCCATGGGTGGAGTACCTGTCCCAGACCAAGTTCATCAGGGCGGACAGAGATAAGCTGAGGACCTTGTTTGGATTCTTGGGAGAGTGCCTGAAGCTGATTGTGGCAGACAATGAGCTGGGAGCCTTGAAGACTGCCCTTGAGGGAAGCTATGTTGAGCCTGGCCCTGGTGGTGATCCCATCCGTAACCCAAAGGTTCTCCCAACAGGGAAGAACATCCATGCTCTCGACCCGCAGTCTATCCCGACTGCAGCTGCCATGAAGAGTGCCAAGATTGTTGTGGAACGTCTGCTGGAGCGGCAAAAGGCTGACAATGGTGGCAAGTATCCTGAGACAATTGCACTTGTCTTGTGGGGCACCGACAACATCAAGACCTACGGCGAGTCACTGGCCCAGGTGATGTGGATGCTTGGTGTGGAGCCGGTTACTGATGGGCTTGGCCGTGTCAACCGTGTGGAGCCCGTCAGCATTGAGGAGCTTGGACGCCCTAGGATTGATGTCGTCGTCAACTGCTCGGGTGTGTTCAGAGATCTTTTCATCAACCAG ATGAATCTGCTGGACCGGGCAGTAAAGATGGTTGCTGAACTGGATGAGCCAATTGAGATGAACTATGTGCGCAAGCATGCCCAGGAGCAGGCAGAGGAGCTCGGTGTCTCGGTAAGAGAGGCGGCAACAAGGATCTTCTCAAATGCATCAGGCTCTTACTCGTCGAATGTGAACTTGGCAGTGGAGAATGCATCATGGACAGAtgagaagcagctccaggacatgTACCTGAGCCGCAAGTCTTTTGCGTTCGACAGTGATGCTCCAGGGGTAGGCATGCTAGAGAAACGCAAGACGTTTGAGCTTGCTCTAGCAACAGCAGATGCCACATTCCAAAACCTGGACTCGTCGGAGATCTCACTGACGGATGTCAGCCACTACTTCGACTCAGACCCGACGAAGCTGGTGCAAGGGCTGCGGAAGGATGGGCGGGCACCTTCATCGTACATAGCAGACACAACCACGGCAAATGCACAGGTGCGGACATTGTCGGAGACGGTGCGTCTTGATGCAAGGACAAAGCTACTGAACCCTAGGTGGTACGAGGGGATGATGAAGAGTGGCTATGAGGGAGTTAGAGAGATCGAGAAGCGGCTGACAAATACTGTTGGATGGAGTGCAACATCCGGGCAGGTGGACAACTGGGTTTACGAGGAAGCAAATACCACATTCATTGAAGATGAAGAGATGAGGAAGAGGCTGATGGACACCAACCCCAATTCGTTCAGGAAACTGCTTCAAACCTTCCTAGAAGCAAATGGCAGGGGCTACTGGGAGACATCAGAGGATAACTTGGAAAGGCTCAGGGAGCTCTACTCGGAGGTTGAAGACAAGATCGAAGGAATTGACCGGTGA
- the LOC123051778 gene encoding probable glycosyltransferase STELLO1, translated as MPPPAAPIATTSSRRAVYLLLAALAAAPFLLLLFFNGGASPSALCRSSPGPRRIPYPSVLWSRVPPLPGLPSSPLPDLRASHWIVFSASPHHQRHRPLAGAPGWQLLAVADEATPPGWSHPGAALLTLADQARLGFRSVEFLPARGHARKAAAYLFAVQRGARVVYDADARNAVAGNNLTRHFDVDLDQRQGGGSVLLQYSHADPNRTVVNPYVHFGQPSVWPRGLPLEKAGEVGAEEFYTMVYGGGQFIQQGLCNGLPDVDAVFYLTRKSLEMEAFDVHFDADAPKVALPQGVMAPVNSLNTMFHAPAFWGLALPVSVSPMASDVIRGYWAQRILWEIGGQLVVYPPTVHRTDNVHAHPFDEEKDIHVNVGRLINFLMEWRSTKPTLFERILDLSYAMTEEGFWWEKDLHFMAAWLQDLVAVGYRQPRLMSLEIDRPRAAIGHGDKQEFVPKKLPSVHLGVEEIGGVSTEIGNLIKWRKHFGDVVLIVHCTGPVDRTALEWRLLYGRIFRAVVILSEQGNSDLAVESSNFAHAYKYLPKVFDRFAGAEGFVFLQDHMVLNYWNLLDADKSKLWITNKVKESWSDVPLPGNNNEWFMNQGNMVKKAVDSFPVHHQANYKRSIGEDKIIHCSSEIFYIPRRYTADFSHLVKVIGNLDIHHTIGVPMVFLAMDVPSNFEPKALGKLAYRTNLPSNTTFSAIYTPEAHAVYPMKVENEIDFVNLIRVMASGDPFLLELV; from the exons atgccgccgcccgccgcccccatcgccaccaCCAGCTCCAGGCGCGCGGTCTACCTCCTCCTCGCGGCGCTCGCggcggcccccttcctcctcctcctctttttcaACGGCGGGGCCTCCCCGTCCGCGCTCTGCCGCTCGTCCCCCGGCCCCCGCCGCATCCCGTACCCGTCCGTCCTCTGGTCCCGCGTGCCGCCCCTCCCGGGGCTCCCCTCCTCCCCGCTCCCGGACCTCCGCGCCTCCCACTGGATCGTCTTCTCCGCGTCGCCCCACCACCAGCGCCACCGCCCGCTGGCGGGCGCCCCCGGGTGGCAGCTCCTCGCCGTCGCGGACGAGGCGACCCCGCCCGGCTGGTCCCACCCGGGCGCCGCGCTGCTCACCCTCGCCGACCAGGCCCGCCTCGGCTTCCGCTCCGTCGAGTTCCTCCCCGCCCGCGGCCACGCCCGCAAGGCCGCCGCCTACCTCTTCGCCGTGCAGCGCGGCGCGCGCGTCGTCTACGACGCGGACGCCCGCAACGCCGTGGCCGGCAACAACCTCACCAGGCACTTCGATGTCGATCTGGACCAGCGCCAGGGGGGCGGCTCCGTTCTGCTGCAGTACAGCCACGCCGACCCCAACCGCACGGTGGTGAACCCGTACGTGCACTTCGGGCAGCCGTCGGTCTGGCCGCGGGGGCTGCCGCTGGAGAAGGCCGGGGAGGTGGGCGCCGAGGAATTCTACACGATGGTGTACGGCGGTGGGCAGTTCATACAGCAGGGGCTGTGCAATGGCCTTCCAGATGTTGACGCCGTGTTCTACCTCACACGAAAGTCACTGGAAATGGAGGCTTTCGATGTCCATTTTGATGCAGACGCACCCAAGGTCGCGTTGCCACAGGGCGTGATGGCGCCAGTCAACTCGCTCAACACAATGTTCCATGCACCGGCGTTCTGGGGTCTGGCATTGCCGGTCTCGGTGAGTCCGATGGCATCCGATGTTATCCGTGGATATTGGGCGCAGAGGATACTATGGGAGATTGGGGGCCAACTGGTGGTCTACCCACCGACTGTGCATCGCACTGATAATGTGCATGCTCATCCATTCGACGAGGAGAAGGATATCCATGTCAATGTAGGGAGGCTGATAAATTTCCTGATGGAGTGGCGGTCGACGAAACCGACACTCTTTGAGCGGATTCTTGATCTGAGCTATGCGATGACGGAGGAGGGCTTCTGGTGGGAGAAGGATTTGCATTTCATGGCTGCTTGGCTGCAAGATCTGGTCGCTGTCGGGTACAGGCAGCCAAGGTTGATGTCATTGGAGATCGACCGTCCGAGAGCAGCCATTGGTCATGGGGATAAGCAGGAGTTTGTCCCCAAGAAGCTGCCTTCTGTCCATCTTGGGGTGGAGGAGATTGGGGGAGTAAGCACTGAGATTGGCAATCTCATAAAATGGAGGAAGCACTTTGGTGATGTTGTGCTTATAGTGCATTGCACCGGACCTGTGGACCGGACTGCACTTGAGTGGAGGCTTCTCTATGGTCGGATATTCCGGGCGGTGGTTATTCTTTCAGAGCAAGGCAATTCAGATCTTGCTGTCGAATCCAGCAACTTTGCACATGCATACAA GTACTTGCCCAAGGTGTTTGATCGGTTTGCAGGCGCTGAAGGATTTGTATTCCTTCAGGATCATATGGTCCTAAATTATTGGAACCTATTGGATGCTGATAAATCCAAGCTCTGGATAACCAACAAG GTGAAGGAATCATGGTCCGATGTCCCTCTACCGGGAAATAACAATGAATGGTTTATGAACCAAGGAAATATGGTAAAAAAGGCGGTTGACAGTTTTCCAGTTCATCATCAAGCCAATTACAAAAGAAGCATAGGTGAAGATAAAATAATTCATTGCAGCAGTGAGATATTCTACATACCTCGACGGTACACCGCTGACTTCTCCCACCTCGTTAAAGTTATTGGAAACCTAGACATCCATCACACCATTGGAGTCCCCATGGTGTTCCTTGCAATGGATGTACCGAGCAATTTTGAACCTAAAGCTTTGGGAAAACTTGCTTATCGGACAAACTTGCCATCAAATACAACTTTCTCGGCGATATATACTCCTGAAGCACATGCAGTGTACCCTATGAAGGTTGAGAATGAAATTGATTTTGTAAACCTAATCAGAGTCATGGCTTCAGGAGATCCTTTTCTTCTGGAGTTGGTCTGA